GCAGTTCCTGTTCGGGTATCGGGTCACGCTACGGGCAGCCACCGGTGGCCCGGACCTGCCCGAAGCATCCGAGCCGGAAACCACCAGAGAGCGCTTCACCGCCATCAAACACGAGCGGACTGCGACCCAGCTCCGCAAACGGGTCGCGCGGCTGGCCCAGACGGCCGACATGACGACTCCCGACGTGACCGTCGTCGACTCGGCGACGCCAAACAGCTACGCCGCGAGCCGGCTGGGCGAACGGACGCTGTTCGTCACGACGGCACTCGTCGACCAGCTTGCCGACGACGAACTGGACGCCGTCCTCGCTCACGAACTCGCACATCTGAAAAACGGCGACTCGTTCGTGATGACAGCGGCGGCGTTCCTGCCAATCGTGAGCGCACGCGCCACCCGGCGGCTCCGGACGACGCTCGAAACGTCGGTGTTCACCCACCGGTTCCTCGACGGAGAGATCAGCAAAAACGCCGTCGGCGCTGCCTATTTTCACCTCCCGCTGGTCGCGTTCGCGCTCGCCGCGATACCGTTTACCGCGGCGCTGTATCTCGCCAGCACGACCTGTTACCGGCTGTTGTCCAGAGTCCGGGAGTACGCGGCGGATGCAGGCGGCGTCGCCATCTGTGGCTCCCCGGCGGCGCTCGCCAGTGCGCTGGAGACGCTGACAGAGGACCAGCGCCCGGCCACGGACATCCGAACTGCCGAGACCGGTGTCCGGGAACTGTGCGTGGTGCCGTACGCGATTGCAGACGGGACGCCCGACCCGCCGGAGGGACGGGCCGAACGGCTCGCCCACCGCTGGCGGAGTGTCTCCGAACGGCTGCTGCCCGGGTCGCATCCGGATGTCGAGCGCCGCATCGCTGCGCTGGCGGAGCGACAGTCCGCCCGTGAGCAGCACGACCGGTCGTGACGAATGGGTACAGTTTACTCGCCGGCGGCCCGAGAGAGTGTATGAGCGACGACGCCGAGGGGCGACTCAGCTGGCTCCACTGGCCGACAGTCCTGAAGGGGCTGGCACTGGGAATCGGGGCCGGCCTGATACTGGCCGTCTCACTGGGGGACTTCTACCTCGGGATACTGCTTGGAACACTCAACGGGCTCGCGTTCGGTATCGGTTGGTCACACTCGCGGGCCTGAGCTGTGGAGTCAGGCGCTGTGCGGATGACGGTTACAGCACGCTGGCGTACACGTCGGCCAGTTTGTCGATGGCGTGCTCGACGCTGATCACGTCCCGTCGAGCAAGACAGCGCTCTCGAAGCTGCATCTGGTCATCAAGGACGCGCTCGATAGCTCGGCGGAAACCGTCGATGTCGCCTTCGTCGTAGGAGTAGCCGGTTTCGCCGTCCTCGATGGTGTCGCTGAGTGCGCCGGCGTCGACGCCGGCGACGGGCGTCCCACAGCAGTTGGCCTCCAGCGCGACCAGCCCCTGCGTTTCCACGGGGCTGGGGAACGCAAACACGTCGAGCGTCGAGTACAGTTCAGGAAGCTCCGCCCGGTCGAGAAAGCCGAGAAACCGCACGTCGACATCGCTGTGTTCGGCCGTCGCTTCGAGAGATTCACGGGCCGGGCCGTCGCCGCCGAGCACGACAGTCACGTCCAGCCCCTCACAGGCGGTGATGATGTCTTCCAGGCACTTCTCGTAGCCGTGGCGACCTGTGTAGCCGACGATGGGGCTGTCGGGGAGGTCGTAGCGGTCCCGGAACGCTGCCGTGTCGACCGGTTCGAACACCGTCGTGTCGACGCCGTTCGGGACGACCGTCACCGTCGTATCGAGGTCGATAGACTCTCTGAGGTGGGTTGCTGCGCGCTCGCTTGGCGCGATAACGGTGTCGGCACGGCCCAGGAACCAGCGTTCGTAGCTCTCGGCGCTGGAGCGGACCGCTGACTCGACAGCGCCGTTGAAGGAGACGTACTCGGCGTACTCGCTCGTGGGCGTGTGATACGACGCGACAAACGGGATGTCGAGCTTTCCCGCGAGTCGCTGGCCAGCCATTCCGAGGCTGAAAGGCGTGTGGGCGTGGACCAGCTCGGCGTCCCGGACGCCGTTCGGTATCTGTGGCATCCCGAGCCGAAACCCCTCGTAGAACGGGAACGGAAGGCTCCGGACCGGATACTCGTTGTCCGAGGGGTCGTGGTCGCTTTTCGGATAGACCACGCCCATGCGACCGCCGCGGTCGCGCCAGCGGTCCCGCCACGTCTGGACCGTGTAGGTCACCCCATTGACGGTCGGGAGGTACGTGTCGGTAAACGTCGCGACGTGCGGCAGTGCCATCGCCGCGGCGTAGCAGGAGCAGGGGTTAAACCGTTGCCATTGGCGTGCCACTGATCAGGTGATTGTCACCCGCCATCAAGCGCCAGAGCGCTTTTCCGGGACCGTGGTGGATTGTACGTAATGGACCGGGACGGCTGGCTGTACGCTTGGGCGCTCGCATCGGTCGCGCTGGGCGCGGGCTCGCTGCTCGTGCCGCTGTATTTTGTCGCTATCGGGGGTGAGACGTTCATGCTGGGCGTTCTCGCCGGTGTGGCCGCCGCCGCGGGTGCGCCGGGGGCACTCATCTCCGGACGCGTCGCCGACAAAACGGGGAAACGCCGCGCGCTCGTCTTGCTTGCGCTGGGGCTGGCGGTCCTCGCGCTGGGACTCGTCTCGTTCACGGCGGAGCCGTGGCTGGTCATCGTCGGCAACGGCCTGCTGTGGTTCGCGGCGGGCGCGGTCGCGCCGGTACTGACGCTGCTTGTCACTGCCGGAACCATCGAGCGGGACTGGCCGGCCCGGTTCGCCGTCCTGAATCGCTACCAGGGTTGGGGGTGGGCCGGCGGCCTTGTCCTCGGCCTCGTGTGGACGACGCTGCTCTCGGGACCGCTCGGAGAGATTGCCGCCCAGCAGTCGCTCCTGTGGCTGTGTGCGGTCGCCGTCGGTCTGTCGGCGTTTCTCGCAGCGAAGTGGCTACCGGCCGACCCCGCCGAACCCGACCGCCCCCGGCCCAGTCGGATGGCGCGAGCCATCGCCCGGTCACGCCGGCTACCGGTCCGGAGCGCGACGTTCCCGGTCGGGCCAGGCCGACTGTACTGGCTCACGCGGTCGATGCACCCCCGGGAAGTCGCGGCCCGGTTCTCTCCGTCGCTGACGATCTACTTTGGGGCCGTCGTGGCGTTTTTCGTCGGTTTCGGCGTGTTCTGGGGGCCGTTGCCGCTGTATCTCTCGCGGACGCCCGGCTACGACTCGGGGATCGTCTTCGCGCTGTATCTCGTCTCCAGCGTCGGGTCGGCGCTGTGGTACGACCGCGCTGGCAAACTCGCCGAGCGGTACGACCCGAGCGGGCTTCAGGTCGGGAGCCTGCTCGCCCGCGCGGCGCTTCACCCGGCCGTTGCCGTCGTCGGACTCTTGGTATCGGCGACGGTCGCGAGTACGATCATCAACGGCGTCGTGTTCGGCCTCATTGGCGTCGCCTGGGCCGTCATCGCCGTCACCGCGGCCAGCGTCGTCACCCAGCTCGCGCCGTCGGCGATTCGCGGCGAGGCGCTTGGCATCTACACCGCCGTCTCCGGGCTAGCGAGCGGCGTCGGGTCGATACTCGGCGGCTGGCTCGGCGGTTACGGCTTTCTGCTCGCCTTCGCTGTCGCCGGTGCGCTGGTGCTTGTCGGCGCAGCACTGGTCGCGGTCGTCTGGCGGCGCTCACCGTCGGTGGCTGTCGAAACGGACCCCCTCTCAGCATAACAATCCGCCGCGAACGGCGATCAGACCAGTTCTTCGTACGTCTCGGCCAGTCGCCGACCGACCCGGTCTAGGCTGTGTTCTCGGGCCGTCTCTCTGGCGTTCTCCCCGAGTCGCTCCCGCAGCTCCGGGTTCTCGGCAAGACGCTCCAGCGCGTCGCGGAACTCCGCCTCGTCAGCGCAGATGAGACAGTCGTGGCCGTCCTCGTAGTACTCCCGGAACACCGGAATATCGGAAAGGACGACCGCCTTCCCGCAGGCCATCGCCTCCAGCACGGCGATACCCTGATTCTCCGCCTTCGTCGGGAACAGGTACACGTCGCCGGCCCCGAACGCGCCACGGATGTCCTCGACCCAGCCGGTAAAGGTCACGTTTTCGGGTGGGTCGTTCACCCACCGCTTGACGGTCTTCGAGGCCTGTGGTCCGGCGTCGTACGGGCCGAACCACGCGAAGTCGTGCTCTGTCTCCTGTGCGAGTTCACAGAACGTCGTCAGGCCCTTGCGCTCGAAGACGTTGCCAACGGCGAAGACGACCATCCCGTCGAGGTCGTAGCGCCCCCGGTAGTCCTCGCGCATGTCCTCGTGGCCCGCCAGCGCGTCGATGTCGACACCGTTTGTCATCGGCCGTATCGGTGCATCGACCGGGTACGATTCGAGGATGTCCTTCGTGTACTCGGAGGGACAGAGTACGAGGTCAGCCTGTGAGTAAAACCACTGGAGGTACCGACCCAGCGCCGGCGCGATCAGGTTCGACCCGCGGAAGCTATCCCGGAAATCCTCGCGGGTGACGTGGGCGTGGAGGACGAGCGGGACGTCTGCCTGCGTCGCGTGTTGTGCCACAGCGACGGACCCCGGTCCGATCATGTTGCAGTGGGCGATGTCGAACTCTCGGAACACCGGATCGTTGAACGCGATATTGCCACCCAGTGCCCACGCCGGATGCCCCTCCTGCCAGGGCGTCGTCTCCACCTCGATGTCGGTCTCGGACAGCGCCGCACGCTGGTGGTCCACGGCGGTGCCGATACCCGACCGGTTCAGGCGGTCGGCCAGTTCGAGATAATTCAGGACGCGCACGTTTCCGCACACTCCGGCCCGGCCGAAAATCCTACCGACTTCGGGCGCTCTGTTTGCCACGGGACGGTTCAGGCCTCGGACCGCGGACTGGTGACGACGTACCCGCTGGCTCGTCCGGAAGGCATTTTCCCGCCGCCGACACAGTACCGCCAATGACGGACGAGGCGACCATCGCCCGCGAGCGGATCGAGCGCCTCCAGTCGCTCGCTCGCGAGGCCGTCCAGGCCGGCAACGAAGAACGCGCTCGGTCGTACGTCCGGCGCGCTCGACGCGTCGCCGAGCGCCACCGCCTGCGGCTGCCGCGCTCGTTCGAGCGGTCGACGTGTGACGCCTGCGATACGTATCTCTTGCACGGCCACAACGCCCGCTCGCGAACCCAGTCCGGGCACGTCGTTATCACCTGCGACTGTGGGTCACAGTCCCGCTACCCGTACGACTGAGGATTCTTTACGACTACTGGTTTTAAGGGCCTGTCCTCGCTATACGGTGTACATGAGTGATTCTTCTCGACAGTCCCGGATACACGACCTCAATGCGACGCTTCGCGTCGGCAAACACGGCATCGAATCAGTAGCAGACGAACTCGACGACCAGCTGGAGAACACTGATCTGGTGAAAGTCAAGTTCCTCCGCTCGTCCCGCGGCGGCACGACGGCCGAGGAACTCGCCGACGACCTGGCTGAGATGGTCAACGCCACCGTGATTCAGGTACGAGGACACACTGCGGTGTTCGAGAAATGATGCAGGTCCAGCCACTCGCCGACCTACTCAACGGGCTCGGTGTGCCAGCGGCCGGCTCCATCGCTTCAGCAGTGGTCTTCGTCGTCGTCTTCGTCCTCGTCTACGTTCTGGGGAAGGCAATCGTCCTGCCTATCGTCGACCGCTCCCTCAAGTCCCGCGACCTCGACACCCACGCTCGGCGGCCACTGAAGAAGGTCGTCAGCATCGGTATCGTGTTCGTCGCCATCTCCGTCGCTTTTGGCATGGCCGAGTACGGGAACTTCCTGCAGTCGCTGGCGACCATCGCCGCGGCGGCCACGCTGGCCATTGGCTTTGCGATGCAGGATGTGATCAAGAACTTCGTTGCCGGCGTGTTCATCTACACCGACAAGCCGTTCCGCATCGGCGACTGGATCGAGTGGGACGGGAACTCAGGCGTCGTCGAGGACATTAGCCTCCGTGTGACTCGCGTCCGGACCTTCGACAACGAACTGCTGACCGTCCCGAACTCGAACCTGACCGACGGCGTGATTAAGAATCCAGTCGCCAAAGAGCAGCTCCGACTGAAGTTCCTGTTCGGTATCGGCTACGACGACGACATCGACAAGGCGACCGAAATAATTCTGGAAGAAGCGCGAAACCATCCCGAAATCATGGACGACCCCGAGCCGTCCGTTCGCCTGGTCGAACTCGGCGATTCCTCTGTCGGCCTCCAGTCCCGCATCTGGATTGAAGATCCGAACCGGGCCGACTTTGTCAAGACGCGCGCCGAGTACGTCAAGACAGTCAAGGAGCGGTTCGATGCAGAGGACATCAACATCCCGTACCCGAACCGGACCATCGGCGGCGGGCTGGAGATGACCGGACTCGACAGCGTCGTGGAACCGGCCGACGACTGAGGGTAGGGCGGCGGCTTTTTTGTGGGCGACCGCGGCACGTGACTTCTGTACCGGCAGCTGGCGGTCGGCTCAATACCGTGACCCTCGCCTGCGTGTAGCGGGCGAACCAGAGGCAACGCTCTCGTATGTGCGGGTGGGAGTAGGGTGAGGGAAACGCTCATGTTGTGTGTGTGAGTAACATACGTGCTATGAACGAATCAGACAGGCCATGGGATGACGTCTGATGGCGCGTTCTAGTTTCCGATCCGGTGCGACAGAGGCGCTGTGTACCTGGCAGCGTGACCGACTCGACGAGCACGAGAGTCGGTTCGACGCGGCAATGCAAATCACGTCCCGGCTCGGTGCACACTGGCAGGACAGCCATGCAGAGTTCGGGTTCTGGACGCCGGAACTCGTCGGTTCGGTGCCGGCCGACGCTGTGGAACTCGAACTGTTGACGGCGACCGAGCCGGTCGACCTGACCGCCGCTGAGCAGACTGTCGCCTTCGACAGACAGCTCGTGGAGACTCGCCGGGAAGGGGAGTTTACGTGGGCGGCAGTCGACGGACCACGGCCGGGGACGCGCGACCAGCTCGGGACGCTCTACCGCCTCAGCTACGAGCACGACGGCAGCCGGGAGACCATCACGGATCCGTTTGCGGACTCACTGCCCTTCGGTGCCTACGGCCCGCCGGAGCTGTACGACATGGACCGTCTCGATGAGCAACGAGACGACCGGGCGTACTTCCAAGCGCTCGCGGAGGACGGCGTCGCCCCGCACGCCCACGAGGACGATGGAGTGCCACGGTTCGAGCCTGCAACAAGCATGCTCGAAGTCCACCCGGGCACCGCAACCGAGTCGGGCACGCTCGCTGGACTCACCGATATCTTCGACCGAATCGGTCAGAAACAGCGCGACGGCGAGGCGCTGACGCCGGCCGAACGAAACTTCACCGGATACGATGCTGTCCAGCTAATGCCGCTCGCCCCCATCACACAGAACGAAGACGAACTGGGCTACTGGCTACCCGAAGCCGAGCGTGAAGCGCAACTCACGGCGACAGTCAGGCGACCCGATATGATAAACTGGGGGTACGACATCGTCATCTCCGGGTTCGGAACGGTCAATCCGGCCATCTTAGAGAGTCGTCGGCCGGACGAACTCGTTGACCTCATCGCGACCCTGCACACGATGCCAGACCCGGTCAAGGTCGTCTTCGACATCGCGCTTGGCCACGCCGACAACGGCGCGCTCCCACTGCTCAACGACGAGTGGTTCGCTGGACCGGGGATGTACGGGCAGGAGCTCGATTACACCCAGCCGGTCGTCCGTGCGGGCTTGCTCGAACTCCAGCGCCGCAAGATGGACTTCGGCGCAGATGGGATTCGCGTCGACGGCGCACAGGACTTCACGAACTGGGACCCCGAGGCCGAGGAGGAGTACCACGACGACGAGTACCTCGCCGAGATGGATCGGGTGACACAGGAGGTGGCTGGCGTCGAGTACCGTCCGTGGATGATATACGAGGACGGCCGCCCGTGGCCGCGCTCGGACTGGGAACTCGCGTCGACGTACCGGACGCTCATCGAGGAGCACCCCCACGCCTACCAGTGGGGGCCGGTTACGTTCGCCCACAACACGCCGGCGCTACAGACGTTCTGGGCGACGAAGTGGTGGCGCGTCCGCGAAGTCGCGGATATGGGCGAAAACTGGATCTCCGGGGTCGCAAACCACGACACGATCCGCCGCGGGACACAGCTCGAACCAGACCCGCCGTTCAGCCAGCCACAGATAAACCGATATCTCGGCGACAGCCGGCAGGAACAGCTCGAACGGGCCTACAACAACCCCGCCACGACGATTCTGTTTCACGGCTTCATGCCCGGCTGTCCGATGGATTTCACACACGCCAACATGCGAGCCCCGTGGGGCTTCGTCCGCGACACGGACGCCGTCTGGAACCTGAAAGTTCTCGCTGAGGAGAAGAACTTCCCCGAGTGGCAGATACGGGACCGCGACTTCGAAGACGACCGGTTTTTCACCCGTCTCAAGGAGTGGGGATTCGAAAGCCGCGAGCAACTGAGCGCGTTCCTGACACGTCTCAGCGATACGGTCAGCATGACCGACTACGACAAGGCGGAGATGGCAGCGCTACTTTCTGTGGTCGGGACACCCGTCGGCGACGACCTCTCCGTCGAGGACCTGGAACAACTGGGTCTCGACTGGATGCGGGACATCGCTCACTTCGCCACGTTATCACACTGGACCGACACACAGGACGACGACCGAACCGCGTTCGACCTTGAAGTCAGACGGTTCCGCCACGAGCACGACTGGGTGACGACAGCCCTTACGGGCGAAGATACACTCAACTACGTCTATCCGACTGACGGGACAGTACTGTACTACGGCTACCGCACCGATTCGGAGACCGGCGAAGAACTCCTGTTCGTGGGGGC
This genomic window from Haloarcula rubripromontorii contains:
- a CDS encoding M48 family metallopeptidase yields the protein MPSTHSTRRLRLAALLLVLVAFDALAVLTAYVLAHVAYGLLPMFGLPVGASVWTQGFHLVPLGPVVLAGTPLVLALQFLFGYRVTLRAATGGPDLPEASEPETTRERFTAIKHERTATQLRKRVARLAQTADMTTPDVTVVDSATPNSYAASRLGERTLFVTTALVDQLADDELDAVLAHELAHLKNGDSFVMTAAAFLPIVSARATRRLRTTLETSVFTHRFLDGEISKNAVGAAYFHLPLVAFALAAIPFTAALYLASTTCYRLLSRVREYAADAGGVAICGSPAALASALETLTEDQRPATDIRTAETGVRELCVVPYAIADGTPDPPEGRAERLAHRWRSVSERLLPGSHPDVERRIAALAERQSAREQHDRS
- a CDS encoding glycosyltransferase family 4 protein — translated: MRVLNYLELADRLNRSGIGTAVDHQRAALSETDIEVETTPWQEGHPAWALGGNIAFNDPVFREFDIAHCNMIGPGSVAVAQHATQADVPLVLHAHVTREDFRDSFRGSNLIAPALGRYLQWFYSQADLVLCPSEYTKDILESYPVDAPIRPMTNGVDIDALAGHEDMREDYRGRYDLDGMVVFAVGNVFERKGLTTFCELAQETEHDFAWFGPYDAGPQASKTVKRWVNDPPENVTFTGWVEDIRGAFGAGDVYLFPTKAENQGIAVLEAMACGKAVVLSDIPVFREYYEDGHDCLICADEAEFRDALERLAENPELRERLGENARETAREHSLDRVGRRLAETYEELV
- a CDS encoding glycosyltransferase is translated as MALPHVATFTDTYLPTVNGVTYTVQTWRDRWRDRGGRMGVVYPKSDHDPSDNEYPVRSLPFPFYEGFRLGMPQIPNGVRDAELVHAHTPFSLGMAGQRLAGKLDIPFVASYHTPTSEYAEYVSFNGAVESAVRSSAESYERWFLGRADTVIAPSERAATHLRESIDLDTTVTVVPNGVDTTVFEPVDTAAFRDRYDLPDSPIVGYTGRHGYEKCLEDIITACEGLDVTVVLGGDGPARESLEATAEHSDVDVRFLGFLDRAELPELYSTLDVFAFPSPVETQGLVALEANCCGTPVAGVDAGALSDTIEDGETGYSYDEGDIDGFRRAIERVLDDQMQLRERCLARRDVISVEHAIDKLADVYASVL
- a CDS encoding ribonuclease P protein component 4; amino-acid sequence: MTDEATIARERIERLQSLAREAVQAGNEERARSYVRRARRVAERHRLRLPRSFERSTCDACDTYLLHGHNARSRTQSGHVVITCDCGSQSRYPYD
- a CDS encoding mechanosensitive ion channel family protein; amino-acid sequence: MQVQPLADLLNGLGVPAAGSIASAVVFVVVFVLVYVLGKAIVLPIVDRSLKSRDLDTHARRPLKKVVSIGIVFVAISVAFGMAEYGNFLQSLATIAAAATLAIGFAMQDVIKNFVAGVFIYTDKPFRIGDWIEWDGNSGVVEDISLRVTRVRTFDNELLTVPNSNLTDGVIKNPVAKEQLRLKFLFGIGYDDDIDKATEIILEEARNHPEIMDDPEPSVRLVELGDSSVGLQSRIWIEDPNRADFVKTRAEYVKTVKERFDAEDINIPYPNRTIGGGLEMTGLDSVVEPADD
- a CDS encoding YhbY family RNA-binding protein, translated to MSDSSRQSRIHDLNATLRVGKHGIESVADELDDQLENTDLVKVKFLRSSRGGTTAEELADDLAEMVNATVIQVRGHTAVFEK
- the gghA gene encoding glucosylglycerol hydrolase codes for the protein MARSSFRSGATEALCTWQRDRLDEHESRFDAAMQITSRLGAHWQDSHAEFGFWTPELVGSVPADAVELELLTATEPVDLTAAEQTVAFDRQLVETRREGEFTWAAVDGPRPGTRDQLGTLYRLSYEHDGSRETITDPFADSLPFGAYGPPELYDMDRLDEQRDDRAYFQALAEDGVAPHAHEDDGVPRFEPATSMLEVHPGTATESGTLAGLTDIFDRIGQKQRDGEALTPAERNFTGYDAVQLMPLAPITQNEDELGYWLPEAEREAQLTATVRRPDMINWGYDIVISGFGTVNPAILESRRPDELVDLIATLHTMPDPVKVVFDIALGHADNGALPLLNDEWFAGPGMYGQELDYTQPVVRAGLLELQRRKMDFGADGIRVDGAQDFTNWDPEAEEEYHDDEYLAEMDRVTQEVAGVEYRPWMIYEDGRPWPRSDWELASTYRTLIEEHPHAYQWGPVTFAHNTPALQTFWATKWWRVREVADMGENWISGVANHDTIRRGTQLEPDPPFSQPQINRYLGDSRQEQLERAYNNPATTILFHGFMPGCPMDFTHANMRAPWGFVRDTDAVWNLKVLAEEKNFPEWQIRDRDFEDDRFFTRLKEWGFESREQLSAFLTRLSDTVSMTDYDKAEMAALLSVVGTPVGDDLSVEDLEQLGLDWMRDIAHFATLSHWTDTQDDDRTAFDLEVRRFRHEHDWVTTALTGEDTLNYVYPTDGTVLYYGYRTDSETGEELLFVGAMEGVAETVTPSHLVDVDESGWDVALASPGLAVEDPGEPVPLADSQAVLFSRSTANEP